From the Ptychodera flava strain L36383 unplaced genomic scaffold, AS_Pfla_20210202 Scaffold_46__1_contigs__length_1169225_pilon, whole genome shotgun sequence genome, one window contains:
- the LOC139128266 gene encoding LOW QUALITY PROTEIN: elongation factor 1-beta-like (The sequence of the model RefSeq protein was modified relative to this genomic sequence to represent the inferred CDS: inserted 1 base in 1 codon) yields MGFGDLKSQAGLKALNDFLADRSYIEGYTVSQADVVVYKALSGAPSADLFHALRWYXHVKSYASQFDSLPGVKKPVAEYGPAGTPAAAPAGGGDDGDDDDSDDDDDIDLFGSDEEADAAAEKLKEERLREYQEKKSKKKAVIAKSMIILDVKPWDDETDMAEVEKKVREIETDGLVWGASKLVPVGYGIKKLQIACVIEDDKVGTEFLEDEITANEDMVQSVDVAAFNKL; encoded by the exons ATGGGTTTCGGTGACTTGAAGAGCCAAGCCGGCCTTAAGGCTCTCAATGACTTCTTAGCAGACCGTAGCTACATTGAAGG GTATACAGTGTCTCAGGCTGATGTTGTTGTGTATAAAGCCTTGTCTGGTGCACCTTCAGCTGACCTTTTCCATGCCCTCAGATGGT ACCATGTCAAGTCGTATGCAAGCCAATTTGACAG CCTACCAGGAGTAAAGAAACCAGTGGCTGAATATGGTCCTGCTGGCACACCTGCTGCAGCTCCAGCTGGCGgcggtgatgatggtgatgatgatgacagtgatgatgatgatgatattgatcTGTTTGGATCAGATGAG GAAGCTGATGCTGCagcagaaaaattgaaagaagaACGTCTTCGGGAATATCAGGAAAAGAAATCAAAAA AAAAGGCAGTTATTGCAAAATCTATGATTATCCTCGACGTGAAGCCATGGGATGATGAAACTGATATGGCTGAAGTAGAAAAGAAAGTCAGAGAGATTGAAACAGATGGTCTTGTATGGGGAGCAT CCAAGTTGGTGCCTGTTGGTTATGGAATCAAAAAACTACAGATTGCCTGTGTAATAGAAGATGATAAA GTTGGTACAGAATTTTTGGAAGACGAGATCACAGCTAATGAAGACATGGTCCAGTCTGTTGACGTCGCGGCCTTCAACAAGCTCTAA